The genomic window TTATCTACGGAAGTTAGTTCTAGTGCTACATTACCACCCATGTTTAAAAGATCCAGAAGGCATCTAAGTTTTAGTAATAATTAAACCGAAAAACTGTTACCACAACCACATTGAGACTTAGCAAAGGCATTCTTTATTTGAAAACCAGAACCACTGAGATCCTCAGTATAATCTATAACTgagttatttaaaaattttgctGAACAATTATCAACCATTAATACAGGGTTTCCATTTTCATCATTAATTACTATATCTTTACCTTTTTCGCTAAAACTGGAGTGGCTTCTATAGTCCTCACTTTCTTCATAGTCATAGTCATCATCTTCGTCTTCGTCATCAAACTCATCATCGtaatcatcgtcttcatcatcCAAAGATagatttttattcatttgaTCCAtaagaaaattgtatttgaagCCAGAACATCCACCACCTGAAACTGCAACCCGTAAAATGGAACTCTTATCCCCTTCCTGCTCTGCAAGAGagtgaattttttttagtgcaTTATCAGTTAAGTTGATGTTGTAATTTGTTGACATAGTAACCACCGTTTATTATTGATAACTTATTATAGTAGAAATTTTACATGTCAAACAATAATTTTCTATTAAATTATGCATGTTTTCCAAGCAAAACAAAAGGGAGATACTTCAAAGAGCCAGAAGATGAGAATCGCAGCTGCTTTCAGCGTGATAGGGACCGTATCATTCACTCTAATGCGTTTAGAAAATTGGAGTACAAAACACAAGTTTTTATCAATTATGAGCACGACTACTATCGCACTCGGCTTACTCATAGCCTTGAAGTTGCACAAATTGCAAGGTCCATTGCGCGTAGACTTGGCTTAAATGAGGATATCACTGAATGCATAGCGCTCGCACATGATCTTGGTCATCCTCCATTTGGTCATGCAGGTGAAGATGCTCTAAAGAAATCAGTTCAAGATTTGAATCTTGATAATGAGAAGTATGAGTTTGATCATAATGTTCAAGCTATAAGGATTTTAACTTATCTTGAACAAAAACATGCTGATTTTGATGGTATGAATCTAAGTTGGGAGGTGATTGAAGGAGTTGCAAAACATAACGGTCCCTTGCTTGGTCAAAACGCGGAGTCTTCTACAAGTAATCAGCTGTTATTagaatacaacaaaaaatatgatCTAAAACTTGAAGAATTTTCAAGCATTGAAGCGCAAGTTGCTTCAATTGCCGATGATATTGCTTACAGTGTTCACGATCTTGATGATGCACTCAGGGCGAATTTAGTAACCATCGAAGATTTGCTGAATGTTcctttaattgaaaaaatgtttaaagacATAAGGAGCAGATATTCAGAATTGCCTCAGAGCAAACTCATACATGAATCACTGAGTGGAACTATAGGAACTATGATAAGTGATGTTGTTTCTCAGACTGAAAGAAATATTGAAgatcacaaaataaaaagcgTAGAAGACGTAAGAAGTCTAAATAAAATGCTAGTCACATTTTCACCAGAAGTTGCGAGTGCtacaaaagaaatgaaaagatTCAACATGGAGAAAATATACAGAAGCTATAAACTGAGTAGAACGATGAACAAAGCAAAACGCATAATACAGGAACTCTTTCAATGTTTTTATGAAAACCCAGGATTACTTCCCACAGAGTGGAGCAAACTCGCTTGTGAATCTCAGCGTTCAGTAATAATATGTGACTATATCTCAGGTATGACAGATAGATTTGCTATACACGAGCACAGAAGAATTTTTGATACCTCATACGAAATGACTTCTTTCTAATGACTGATGATCATTTCATGTCAATTGCATTAAGGCTTGCAGAAAAAAATCTTGGAAATGTTGCACCAAATCCTGCTGTCGGGTGTGTTATTGTAAAGGATGGTACAATTGTTAGTGAGGGATACACAGGGATTGGTGGGCGTCCGCATGCGGAGGTAGTCGCTTTGCAAAACGCTAAAGATTCAACTCATGGCGCAACTATATATATCACTCTTGAGCCATGTTGTCATCACGGAGTCACGGGGCCTTGCACtgcaaaaatcataaaagctAGCATAAAAAGAGTAGTAATTGCAACTATTGACCCAGATAGTAGAGTTTCAGGCAGAGGCATGAAAGCTCTGAAAGAAGCAGGAATTGAAGTTGAGCAAGGTATTATGCAAAAAGAGGCAAAAGAACTGAATGTCGGTTTTTTCACCACTAAAGAATTACATAGACCATTTATAGCTTGCAAAGTCGCAACAACTCTTGACGGAAAAATCGCAACATTTACAGGCGATAGCAAATGGATAACAAGTGAAAATACGAGAAACTGGGTGCATGAGCTCAGAACGAAATATGATGCAATTATGATCGGCAGCAATACTCTTATTAATGATGATCCACTCTTAACTTGCAGATTACCAGGACTTGGAAGTAGATCGCCAATAAGGCTAATTATAGATAGCCAAGGGAGATTAAAGGAAGAGCATAACATTGCAAAGACTGCAGACAAAGTAATAACTTGGGTCATCACAAATAAAGAAgtagagaaaaaaataaaaaacattaacTACTTAGTAGTTAATTCAAGCAACGCAGGTAAGGTTTGCCTAAAGGACATGGCATTAAAACTTGTTTCAGAAATTGGTATAACAAGATTATTAGTTGAAGgtggaggagtgttaatcacAGAACTATTAAAGTGTAATTTAATCGACAGGTTGATAATATGCCGCAGTGGTAAAATTTTAGGCAATGATGCCACTCCTTTTGTAGGAGATTTAGGGATTCAATTCATTAACAACTGTTAtcagtttaaaaaaacaaagataATAGAGTTTAGTGAGGATATAGTTGAGGTTTGGGATAGGTCGTCATAATCCTTACATACTCAAACAGTAAAAAAAAGGTATCCGTTCAGCGGAGCGGTAAAATAAAAAGTAGACAAGGAGTGCTAAAAACATAATATCACAAGTAGTATGTGTGGTAAATATGTCTGATCTACTAGCTAGTCTTCTCAAGCTCTGTGAAAGCTTTAAAATAGAGATAGAGCAACTAAAAGCAGAGATAAAGAGGTTAGAGATAGAAAACGAAAATTTTAGATCTGAGAATAAGGCGCTAAGAATCGAAAATGCTGAATTGAAAGAAAGACTAGGTCTGAATTCACAAAATTCATCGATACCGAGCTCAAAAGAGTTATACAAGctaaagaagaaaaagaaaaaaagtgaCAGGAAAATAGGGGCACAGATTGGGCATGAAGGAAAGTATCGCCCTAAAATGGAAGCAGATGAAGTGGTGAAAATAGAGTTCTTGCGAGTGCGGAGGAGAAATTGCGATATCGAAAGAGCCATACATTCATCAAAAAGTTGATTTGCCAGAAATTAAGCCTTATATTGTGGAATACCAATTACAGAATGGCCGCTGTTGCAAGTgtggaaaaagaaaaagtagcAGGCTACCAGAAGGTGTTACTGCGGCTACATTTGGTCCAAAAGTTAAGTCAACAATCGCGGCGCTGAGCGGATTTTACAAGAACTCGAAAAGAGAAGTagcaaatattataaaaaatattttcaacctGGACATCAGTGTTGGTAGCGTGTCAAATAGCGAGGCTAGAGTTGCAGAAAAATGCCAAGAAGCATATGAGCAAATCGAGCAAGAAGTAAGTAAAAGTGAAGTTCTGCATATCGATGAAACGAGCCATTATAACAAAGGTAAACTTGGTTGGTGCTGGATGTTTGCCAGTAATACAGCAAGTTTTATAAAATTGACAGAGTCAAGAGGAATGAAGGTTTTACAAAATAGTAAGTTCTGCAATCGCAATAGCTTACGACAGGTACGCAGCATACAACTACTTTGCCGATAAGAACAGGCAAATCTGTTGGGCACATTTATCAagagattttgaaagattagCACATAGTTGAAGTTAAAGTTCTGGGCTGTTACTTAAGAAACGTAGCCACTGAATTATTTGCACTAAAAAAGGCCTTGCTAAAAAATGAGATAGATGTTTTTAGATTTACCAGACGTGCCAGAAAATTGCGAAAACGTACAAGGTATTACTTGAAGCCGTTTACCTGAAGCAATTGGAGCTTCTCGAgttgcaaaaaatattttgaaatctGAAAGAATAATGTGGAATTTTTTAGATGACCCAGAAAACATTCCGCTGACAAACAACCATGCTGAACAGCAGATACGGCATTATGTCGTTTATCgcaaaaattcatattttacCCAATCGAAGCGGGGAACTTGAAcggataatttcattatacttGACATGGAAACAAATGGGCTTTCCAAAACCTCTTATCTATCATCTCTCACACCGCTTAGCTGAACGGATACAACCCAAGAAAGGTTTTTctacgtcataccgccgcggtatcTCAGCATAGATTCCGCTAACGAGTAGCGGAATGAcgaatttgttgtttttcaaattgtagGTAAACCTAAGCCACTTTAGCTATATAGGGTCACAACAATAGATTTTTAAGATCGTTTACGGCCTTCTTAATATCTTCAGCCTTGAATATCGCCGATCCCGCAACTAAAATATCAGCACCTGCTTTTATTATATCAGCTGCGTTAGAAAAGTTAATTCCACCATCTACTGAAATTTGTGTTTTAAGATTACGCTCCtgtatcattttttttatagtagATATCTTGTTCAACTGTGAATGAATGAATTCCTGTCCTCCAAAGCCAGGGTTGACTGTCATAATCAGCACAATATCTAGCTCATGTATTATGTATTCAAGCACACTTGGAGAAGTTGAAGGAACAATTGAAACTCCAACTTGAATCGGTTTTTTTTCGtcgtttacatttttgtatgACTTTATCTTTCTTATCAACCTCTCAAGGTGTATCTCTGCTTCTGCATGTACAGTGATAATATCAGCACCAGCATTTATAAAGCTTTTAATGTGGTTACCAGGAGATGTGACCATTAAATGCACATCAAAAGGAAGATTGCTATATTTACGTATTGCAGAAACAACGCTAGGACCAATTGTAATATTTGGAACGAAATTCCCATCCATAACGTCTATGTGTATGTAATCCACACCTAAATCGCTAATTTTTCTTACTTCTTCCCCTAATTTTGCAAAATCTGCTGAAAGTATAGAAGGTGCAATTTTAATACTCATGAGCTGCCTTTTTTGCTAAAAAataacttatttttaaaactctGTCACCCTAATACTATGCGCACCATCTGAGTAGCTATAGAAACTGGATACTGATATCGGTATGCCTATTTAACTAGATCTTAAATTAGATAAAAAAAGGTAGTCTTGATAAAACTTATTTACAGCAAGTTTTTTTACATTTGGACTTTCTGTTTGTTCTTTTTTGTACCCTAATTTATAGCTTATTGAATCCTTATATGAACTGATCGTTTTGTATGCTTTGTTCATCTCTCTAGGAAAGATGCCATTAGCAATTACAATGCATAACCCTGTAGCTGTTGCAAAAGCTAGAGTGGTAAATGCTAGATTTTGTAAAAAATTCCTTCCactaacttttttttcctgtaTATTAGCAGAGTGCGATTTGTTTGACACTTCTTCTAGATATTCATGCCATATGTGATTGCAGTGCGTACATTTTACCTTTCTTCCAGACGCACCAATTTGCTTAGGAGATACTAAGTAAGTCTTAGTACAATTATAACATTGTATTTTCATAGTACTTACGTATAAAGTAGTAACAAGCTTAAATGATACAGAGCTACAAATTTAAtatcaatatatatataacaaatGGAAGGTTTGCaactaaaaaaaacacagaGTGAGATAAAAGATATTTggaaaaatagagaaaaatttaatgactGTAATCTAAAGAAAACAGCAAGAATAGCAATTAAAGAGGTAATTGAGCTCCTTGATAGTGGCAAAATTAGAGTAGCAGAAAAGCTATCAAGTGGAGAATGGGTAGTACATAAGTGGATAAAGCAGGCAATATTATTACATTTTCTCAccgaagaaaataaaataatagataATACTAATTGCTGGTTTGATAAGATCGGTAACAAGTTTAGTGAATGGAATGAGGAGAAATTTCGCCGGTTAAAAATTAGAGCAGTTCCTGGGTGTTTTGTTCGCCGATCTGCTTATATAGGTACAAATGTTGTTCTAATGCCAAGTTTTATCAACGTTGGTGCATATGTTGATTCAGGAACAATGATAGATACCTGGTCAACGATTGGTAGCTGTGCGCAAATAGGAAAAAACTGTCATATTTCCGGTGGAGTGGGAATAGGTGGAGTTCTTGAGCCTATTCAAGCTTCACCTGTCATTATAGAAGATAATTGCTTTATTGGAGCACGTAGCGAAGTGGCCGAGGGTGTGGTAGTGAGAGAAGGATCAGTCCTTGGCATAGGCGTGTTTATTGGGGCATCAACAAAGATTATTGATAGAGAAACTAGCAAGGTATTTTACGGCGAAGTGCCACCTTATTCTGTAGTGGTACCAGGGTCTATTCcatctaaaaataatatttcaaccTATTGTGCAGTCATAGTAAAAAAAGTGGATGAAAAGACGAGATCGAAAATCTCTATAAATGAAATATTGAGGGATTAAACTATCTCACTGCTTGTCGTCActttttttatcattattaCTAACCACAGTAATGGCATAAGCGCATAACTCTGAGAAAGAGACTCCATTTTCTTGAGAtagtttatataatttttgtagactttcttttactttattaGGAATATTCCCTCCACGTTCTTTTACAAGCCAGGAATCTTGATGATGAATTGGATGAGCATCACTTTTTGGATTTCCTATGTATATTGCAAAAGGTGAACTTTGTCCTTTGAAGTCACATTGTAcagtaaatttttttatagattCAGCCATCTAAAGACCTCTACTTTTCTTTTTGGTCGATTTTATAGCAGGTGGAAGAGGTGGTTTCTTTATAAAATCTTGTCTATTGACAACACTTTCTCTACCTTCCAAAGCTCGGCGAACATCAGCTCTGCTTAATTGCGACTCTTTTGCTACCTTCATTCCATGCTTTGCCATAATATTAGCACATGCTAGTACTTTTTTTACCAATTCTAGATCACCATTTAGCATTTGAACTAGCACTTGAAACACTTCCGCTAAAGTTAGCCCATCAGCATTTATAACCTTGTTTTCTATAAAATTGACAGCTTCTTCAAATTTGTATTCAATACTATCATCTTGAGGTATAAGGGCAACATAATCGGTGTTTTTGTCGTCCATAACTGAAGCACTATTACTCACAAACTTAAGtttatactatatatataaatactcTACTATTTTATATTATGGCACGCTATAGTTAAACATTTATTAATAACATGCTCACTTATATACACGAATTAATTGACAAAAGTCAAGGATCAATATCCATCAGTGATTTCATGAATGCCGTTTTGTACCATGAAAAATACGGCTATTATACAAGTAAATTACCGCTTGGTAAGGATGGTGATTTTACTACCGCACCTGAGATCAGCCAATTATTTGGTGAAGTAATTGCAGTTTGGATAATGCATACATGGGAAAAATTAGGAAAGCCATCAAAATTTTCTCTAGTTGAACTTGGGCCAGGCAAAGGAACACTCATTCACGATATAATAAGAGTCACTAAAAAGTACAGCAGCTTTTTTAATTCAATGTTGATCCACTTAGTTGAAATAAGCCCTACTTTACGGAAGATacaaaaggaaaaattaaaaagcttAGATGTTAATTGGCACAAAAATATTGACAACCTACCAGAACAACCAACCATTTTTTTAGCAAATGAGTTCTTTGACGCTCTTCCGATAGATCAGTTTGTATATCATGATGAGGGGTGGTATGAAAATATGGTGACAAAACAAGATGATGGCAGTCTCTTGGTGTCATGCCAGTGcgtgacactggaatccagaaaaaaagaatcatggattccagtgtcagctactcaGATGAcaaatggaaaattttttaatggtGCAGTGGTGGAAATATGTTCAGTTGgggttgaaatattaaaaaaacttgAGAAGaagatatataataataaaggagCTGCTTTGATTGTAGATTACGGTTATGTATACCCCGCATATAAGAGCACTTTGCAATCGATAAAACAACATAAGTATGCTAATTTTCTTGAGAATGTTGGTAATAGTGATATTACCGCACTTGTGAACTTTCAAGCGTTAAGAGATTCATTAAAGCATGTAGATTGTGAGATTTTAACTCAAAGGGaatttttatatctttttgGCATAAAAGAAAGAACCCAGGCTTTAATGAAAAGCGCAAGTGATGAACAAAAGAATAGGATCTTTAGTGAATTCTTAAGGTTGACTGAAAATATGGGCACTCTTTTTAAAGCAATGCTATTGGTATAGCTAACCCAAGAAAGGTTTCCCTACATCATACCGCCGCGATATCTCAGCATAGATTCCGCTAACGAGTAGCGGAATGACGAGCTTATTGTCATGCcgccgcgaaccgtcataccgcgattcattcgcggtatctcatcAGCTAACAAGCAGCAGTTCTACGTCATACCGCCGTGGTATCTTTTAgcatagatcccgctaacacgtagcgggatgacgagctTATCGTCATGCtgccgcgaaccgtcataccgccaCGAACTGTCATACCAccacgaaccgtcataccgcgattcattcgcggtatctctagatcccgctaacaagcagcgggatgacggttgtctCCTAGCTGTCATCCCAGTACTGGTAGACTCAAATCACAATGCTCGTATAGCTGCAACCCTGGAGGTACTGTTTCTCACCCACTGCAAATATTGCACGGTACTGTCCACTTGGTCGTCGTGGCGCGTTTCAGGAAACATTAAAATCTCATACTCAAAATCGTTCAGCCATACTGCTTGATGTGGCAGAAAAACCTTGCCAGACTCTATCATCGGAGCAATCCGGTGGAATCGAGTGAGCTTGTCATCATGTGGCACTATTTCAATAATCGGTAAATCACTGTTTGTCTTTAGCTCTTGCACCAATTGTTGACCACTTGTTTTTGCTTCGATTAAAATTGCGTGTGGCGTCCATCTTGCAGCTAGTGACAAAACCTGTTCTTTAAGCTTTGGATACTCAAGCTTTGCGCGATATACGTCGAGTAAATAGAATTTATTATCTATTTTTGCCCAGGTGGTGCAGACACTAAAGTTGCTCATGTTACTTGTTGAAACCGCAGTATCCCAACTTTGTGTTATATGCGAGAGATTATCAGGAAATTTTTTATAGCGTTTCAACCACTCTGGTTTAATTATACCACTTGAAAGCGGCAGAGGGTTTTGTTGATATTGAGCAGCAAAAGCGTAACTCCCAAGTTCAGCTTTTATTATCTCAACTTCTTCTTTTCCTCCATCGAGGGGATATAACAACTGACCTTCTTCTCTTGAATATAATATCCTTACAGGTGACGCTGGTTTATTATATAATCGCCTGGTCGCACAGTGCTGAGCTACTCGGATGATAGGAACGGGAGGTATTGGCTTTTTGATTGAATAAATAACCTGCTTATTTTCAGAAATCATTGGCAAACAAATATGATGCCATATGTTTTTTGGCTTGGAGAGAAGGTGTCCAGTTAAGTCCTCCTGGTGTAGCCTGTGCATTACAAGAACGATGACTCCTTTTTTTCTATCGTTCAGCCTGGTTACTAAAGTCTGATCAAACCAGTTTGTGGCACGCTTTCTAAGCGTTTCACTCAAAGCTTGAGCAGAACTGAGCGGATCGTCCACAATGATAAAATCACCACCTTCACCAGTTAGTGTTCCACCAACTGATGTTGCGATTCTGTATCCTCTCTGCACTGtttgaaatttatatttggTATTCTGGTCTTTGGATAGTTCTATCTCTGGAAATAGCGCTCTATACCAACTAGACTGCATCACGCACCTGGTGTCGAGCGAGTGCTTTTCGCTGAGCCGCTGAGAATAACTTGCAACTATTATTCTCGCAGTTGGTTGGTTTCCCAGTATCCATGCGGGCCACGCAACACTAGCGCACAGGGATTTCATTGAACGCGGAGGCATATTGAATATTATTCGTTTCACTTCACCAGCGCTCGCTGCTTCCAGCCTGTCTGCTATGACTTTTATATACTGATAATCGTTATACTCACACCCCGGCACTACCGTTTGAAAGCATAACTCAATGAATTTTAGAAAGTTCATGATATAATGTTGAAACCAACGCGTGACGCTGGGAtgacaaaaaaaggagcactggaatgacaccctacttaaccgtcataccgcgattcattcgcggtatctcttaaCATAGATCCCCTACTATACCTTAacatagatcccgctaacaagcagcgggatgacgaattACTTAACCATCATtacaccgtcataccgcgattcattcgcggtatctcttaaCATAGATCCCCTACTATACCTTAacatagatcccgctaacaagcagcgggatgacgaattACTTAACCATCATtacaccgtcataccgcgattcattcgcggtatctcttaaCATAGATCCCCTACTATACCTTAacatagatcccgctaacaagcagcgggatgacgaattACTTAACCATCATtacaccgtcataccgcgattcattcgcggtatctcttagccgctaacaagcagcgggatgacgaattACTTAACCATCATCtacaccgtcataccgcgattcattcgcggtatctcaaagcatagatcccgctaacacgtagcgggatgacggttgttgtttagctataaatattaaggaatttactaaatgaaaaaaaaggcaaaagaagccctggggttattatccgctttaaaatattggcgttttttatgttttaaacgcttGACAAGCAAGATTAAgctgcttttaattgcaactaacttacgctgcaaatgtttaagaagtttactaagcagaaaaaaagacaaagaatccccgagttagctagtcttttactatctctgtcgagtattggcattttttgatgtcttgtaacgctttataagcgcgttcagcttatttagataaaaatctagatgtagatgaagttttgtaaagacatacagtatctatatactgcaaaaaattgaacataagacgccgatacattaagtaatccttaccttttaatctgcagattggcgaaagcaaatacaatagcTTCACTATCATGATAAGGGCGCTGGCGAAGGGTGTCaagtaagttttttcgtttctaTTCCCAATAAAAGTTTGTTATATGGTTATGCAAGAAGTTTAATACTCATAGTTTCAAGCATATACTGAAATATTTCATTAGCTATAGCAACATCTTGGCGTGGGGCTTTGCCGTGTTCTATAAACACAGAGATTGCATAGCGCGGGTTATGGTAAGGGCCATAAGCGATAAATAACTTATGACTTTCACCCTTAGAGTTTATCTCTGGTGTACCGGTTTTACCGGCAATTTGTATACCGCTTAGCCCTTTCTTATAGGTTCCAGTTTTAGAATTCACCACATCAAACATAGCTTTTCGAACTATGCTAAGATGCTCACAATCCACATCAATATCGGGAAAATCTTGTATCGTTTCATTCATCTTAATGCGGGGAATTACCTCTTTTCCTGTTGCAATCCTCGCTGCAAGAACTGCAAGCTGTAGTGGTGTTGTAAGCATATACCCTTGTCCTATAACTAAGTTGATAGTGTCACCTAAATACCACTGCGAATATAGCTTTCGTGTACGCCAATCTCTATCTGGCAACAACCCTGGAGCTTCTTCTTTAAACGTTCCAATCAGTGGCCCACTTCCAATACCAAATTTTCTGGCCATTTCTACTAGAGAGTCTACACTTATTTTTTTCCCTATATTATAAAAGTAAGTGTTGCATGATAATGCCATTGCCTCATTTAAAGATACATACCCATGGACTTTGCTTTTCAGACAACGAAATTTCCGCTCACCTATTTTCATATAGCCCTTGCACGAGAATTTCTCTTCTGGTGTTATTATCCCGTCTTTTAAACCCGCAAGCGCAACTATTACTTTAAATATTGAACCAGGTGGAATTTGATATGATAACGCACGATTCACAAGCGGTAATGAAGGAGCATTCAAGCTCTCCCAAGTCTCATTTGATAGCCTGCTAGCAAAAAGATTATTATCGTAAGAAGGTGAATTATATAATGCTAAAATTTCTCCATTATTTACATCAATTACCACTGCGGAGCCTTGGTGATCTTTAAATACCTCTGCGGTTTTCTCTTGCAGATTAATATCAATTGTCAGTTGTACATCTTGTCCGTCTTGTTGTGGTATGCTTGATAATTCTTTTATGACGCGttttttagaatttatttCCTGCTCAGATTTTCCTGACTTGCCTTTCAATATATGATCATATGTATATTCAATACCGCTGATTCCTACTTCGCTTATGCCTTGCTGTCTTTTTGTATATCCGATTACATGAGAACACATTGAACCAAACGGGTAATAACGTTTATAAAGAGCAGTTATTTTTTCTGACGATTTTGCTATTTTAGACTCGACTTCTGATAATGTCTGCAAATCAACTTCCTTACCAGAACCATCAAACAAAACAACATACGAAATTTTGTTTACCGCAAGTTCAATGCTATTCCTATCTAAAATTTTGCTCCGCTTAGGCATAATAGTAGCAACTCTTATTCTATTACTATTAGATAGTGCTTCGTACTTTTGTCTGTTTCGTATTTGTAAATTATATAACCTGCAACTAAAAACCGCGGAAATGGTAAGCTGAATACCACCTAATATGAATGCTCTGCGGTTAAagactttattttttgtccaCATAACATTCCTTCAAAACGCACTTTTTTCCCCTCTTTTATTGTTACACTTCTGGCTTTTACCGTTGATCCCCAACCGGCAAGACGAATGAgtagtggactgtagagtaatatgttcttgtcagtttcgctgtctaattggtactaagaaaatttacatttgtggaacttaacgataggtgtgtgtgtgcatacatgttgtggattgtaaagctagttggtatagaaaatataaagatgacaatatgggataacttataaactatgtatcgatagtccATTCCTAAACATCCCGGGCCACCCTGAAACACGGTTTCTGAACTGAGTAGTTTCGCAATTTTCGTTATTGGCCGGGTTTTGAGCCGGATGATCCGGACTGCTCGAACCTTATTGTCCTTTCCTTG from Drosophila ananassae strain 14024-0371.13 chromosome 4 unlocalized genomic scaffold, ASM1763931v2 tig00000241, whole genome shotgun sequence includes these protein-coding regions:
- the LOC123258058 gene encoding riboflavin biosynthesis protein RibD-like; the encoded protein is MTDDHFMSIALRLAEKNLGNVAPNPAVGCVIVKDGTIVSEGYTGIGGRPHAEVVALQNAKDSTHGATIYITLEPCCHHGVTGPCTAKIIKASIKRVVIATIDPDSRVSGRGMKALKEAGIEVEQGIMQKEAKELNVGFFTTKELHRPFIACKVATTLDGKIATFTGDSKWITSENTRNWVHELRTKYDAIMIGSNTLINDDPLLTCRLPGLGSRSPIRLIIDSQGRLKEEHNIAKTADKVITWVITNKEVEKKIKNINYLVVNSSNAGKVCLKDMALKLVSEIGITRLLVEGGGVLITELLKCNLIDRLIICRSGKILGNDATPFVGDLGIQFINNCYQFKKTKIIEFSEDIVEVWDRSS